One region of Pyramidobacter sp. YE332 genomic DNA includes:
- the thpR gene encoding RNA 2',3'-cyclic phosphodiesterase, producing the protein MERVRCFFCLPLAPELKKEIAAWIAANRAAVSGVRWAAEAGLHVTLRFCGEIPQAAARALGECVKDLLSERRAAPPTLTLRETGTFGRPPRVLWAGLGGDTATLERLNALIEGACREAGLPPDGRKFSPHLTLARMDASRRFDPAALDALRPWKLAGRGWTADRAIFMRSRLTSAGPRYEPLTVCRLGTAADGA; encoded by the coding sequence ATGGAGCGCGTGCGCTGCTTCTTTTGCCTGCCGCTCGCGCCCGAGCTGAAAAAAGAGATCGCTGCCTGGATCGCCGCAAATCGCGCCGCAGTTTCGGGCGTCCGCTGGGCGGCGGAGGCCGGTCTGCACGTGACGCTGCGTTTCTGCGGCGAAATTCCGCAAGCCGCGGCACGGGCTCTTGGCGAGTGCGTGAAAGATCTGCTGTCGGAACGTCGGGCCGCACCGCCGACGCTGACTTTGCGGGAAACGGGCACCTTCGGCCGGCCGCCGCGCGTGCTTTGGGCCGGGCTGGGCGGCGACACGGCAACGCTCGAACGGCTGAACGCTCTGATCGAAGGCGCCTGCCGCGAAGCCGGGCTGCCGCCCGACGGCAGAAAGTTTTCGCCCCATCTGACGCTGGCCCGTATGGACGCTTCGCGCAGGTTCGACCCGGCGGCGCTGGACGCTCTGCGTCCATGGAAGCTTGCCGGGCGCGGTTGGACGGCCGATCGCGCGATCTTCATGCGCAGCCGCCTGACGTCCGCGGGGCCGCGCTACGAACCGTTGACGGTCTGCCGTTTGGGAACGGCGGCGGACGGAGCATAG
- a CDS encoding nicotinamide-nucleotide amidohydrolase family protein has product MTQEENIAALALKLKELALARRVTVGTAESCTGGLIAGAITAVPGSSEYFLGGVVSYANAVKTKLLGVPEEILSTAGAVSGECARFMARGAAKALGADWTVSVTGVAGPDGGSAEKPIGTVWFGLYGPGGVEAHVRHFAGGRAAVRAQTAVHALSMLIEALTEAE; this is encoded by the coding sequence ATGACGCAGGAAGAAAACATCGCGGCGCTGGCGCTGAAACTCAAAGAACTGGCGCTGGCGCGGCGCGTCACCGTCGGCACGGCGGAATCCTGCACGGGCGGCCTGATCGCCGGCGCGATCACAGCGGTGCCGGGCAGCAGCGAGTACTTTCTCGGTGGCGTCGTCAGTTACGCCAACGCGGTGAAAACGAAGCTGCTGGGCGTGCCGGAGGAGATCCTGAGCACGGCCGGGGCGGTGAGCGGCGAGTGCGCGCGTTTCATGGCGCGGGGCGCGGCGAAAGCGCTCGGCGCCGACTGGACCGTGTCCGTGACCGGAGTGGCCGGCCCCGACGGCGGCAGCGCGGAAAAGCCCATCGGCACCGTGTGGTTCGGCCTGTATGGCCCCGGCGGAGTCGAAGCCCACGTGCGCCATTTCGCCGGCGGCCGCGCCGCGGTGCGCGCGCAGACGGCGGTTCACGCCCTCTCGATGCTGATCGAGGCGCTGACGGAGGCGGAGTGA
- a CDS encoding phosphatidylglycerophosphatase A, whose product MNNDPVVTPAGLIATVGGLGKIVKKAPGTAGSVAACVLAVFLPEPVRLAAIAALAALGVWAAGAYEKACGRADPGEVIIDEVVGQLIATIGHAAVVGQGGGAVNFLIPSFLLFRFFDILKPWPVNACEKAPGGLGIMLDDVAGGLLANLVLRGLRKVFIEGWWPF is encoded by the coding sequence ATGAATAACGATCCTGTGGTGACGCCGGCGGGGCTGATCGCCACCGTCGGCGGGTTGGGGAAAATCGTCAAGAAAGCGCCGGGCACGGCGGGAAGCGTCGCGGCCTGCGTGTTGGCGGTGTTTCTGCCCGAGCCGGTCCGTCTGGCGGCGATCGCCGCGCTGGCAGCATTAGGCGTCTGGGCGGCAGGGGCATATGAAAAGGCCTGCGGCCGAGCCGACCCCGGCGAAGTGATCATCGACGAGGTGGTCGGCCAGCTGATCGCCACGATCGGGCATGCGGCCGTGGTTGGGCAGGGCGGCGGCGCGGTGAATTTTCTCATCCCCAGCTTCCTGCTGTTCCGCTTCTTCGACATCCTCAAGCCGTGGCCGGTCAACGCCTGCGAGAAGGCTCCCGGCGGTTTGGGAATCATGCTCGACGACGTGGCCGGCGGCCTTTTGGCCAATCTGGTACTGCGGGGCTTGAGAAAGGTTTTCATCGAGGGCTGGTGGCCTTTTTAG
- the rimO gene encoding 30S ribosomal protein S12 methylthiotransferase RimO, with amino-acid sequence MKNLYIVSLGCPKNAVDSEHLGGVLEAAGFRLVSRAEEADVALVNTCGFLQAAVEEGIQVILDLERLKKEGVVSRIAVVGCMLNRYGDELKAEFPTVDFWAKSEDWGALLREMGRDVPAAAASGCLRADLSGTPWTRYLKISEGCNSHCSYCAIPGIRGRLRSVPVAQIVGEARRLVDEGAKELCLVGQELSIYGADLFGRPSLPFLLDELEKELPRGVWLRLFYLHPSLVDTAFLERVAASPVILPWLDIPIQHVDDGVLRRMNRPPVERHIRELFRRGREIDPDFAFRTTLMVGFPGETRAQFDKLLDFVEEIGFDRLGAFVYSPEDGTPAAAFPDQIPEAEKTARYNELMELQQQVSLTRQAHFVGHELNVLIDEVDEETGERVGRSFRDAPEIDGVVTVTGAERARPGDVIAVKITASSEYDLSGVAIHE; translated from the coding sequence GTGAAGAACCTCTACATCGTCAGCCTCGGCTGCCCGAAGAACGCCGTCGACAGCGAACACCTCGGCGGCGTTCTCGAGGCGGCGGGATTCCGCCTCGTCAGCCGCGCCGAGGAAGCCGACGTCGCGCTCGTCAACACCTGCGGCTTTCTGCAGGCGGCCGTGGAAGAGGGCATTCAGGTCATCCTCGATCTGGAACGGCTGAAAAAAGAGGGCGTCGTCAGCCGGATCGCCGTCGTCGGCTGCATGCTGAACCGTTACGGCGACGAACTCAAGGCCGAGTTCCCGACGGTCGACTTCTGGGCGAAGTCCGAGGACTGGGGCGCGCTGCTCCGCGAGATGGGGCGCGACGTTCCGGCCGCGGCGGCGTCCGGCTGCCTGCGCGCCGATCTGTCGGGCACGCCCTGGACGCGCTATCTGAAAATCAGCGAAGGCTGCAACAGCCATTGTTCCTACTGCGCCATCCCCGGCATCCGCGGCCGCCTGCGCAGCGTGCCGGTAGCGCAGATCGTCGGCGAAGCGCGCCGCCTCGTCGATGAAGGCGCGAAGGAGCTGTGCCTCGTCGGCCAGGAGCTGAGCATCTACGGCGCCGACCTGTTCGGCCGTCCCTCGCTGCCGTTCCTGCTCGACGAGCTGGAGAAGGAGCTGCCGCGCGGCGTCTGGCTGCGTCTGTTCTATCTGCATCCCTCTCTGGTCGACACGGCCTTTCTCGAACGCGTCGCCGCCAGCCCCGTGATTTTGCCGTGGCTCGACATCCCCATCCAGCACGTCGACGACGGCGTGCTGCGGCGCATGAACCGCCCGCCGGTGGAGCGCCACATCCGCGAGCTGTTCCGGCGCGGGCGCGAGATCGATCCCGATTTCGCCTTCCGCACCACGCTGATGGTGGGATTCCCCGGCGAGACGCGGGCGCAGTTCGACAAGCTGCTCGACTTCGTCGAGGAGATCGGCTTCGACCGCCTTGGCGCGTTCGTCTATTCGCCCGAGGACGGCACGCCGGCGGCGGCGTTTCCCGACCAGATCCCCGAGGCGGAGAAGACGGCGCGCTACAACGAACTGATGGAACTGCAGCAGCAGGTCTCGCTGACGCGGCAGGCGCATTTCGTCGGGCATGAGCTGAACGTGCTGATCGACGAGGTCGACGAGGAGACGGGCGAGCGCGTCGGCCGCTCCTTCCGCGACGCGCCCGAGATCGACGGCGTCGTCACGGTGACGGGAGCGGAGCGCGCCCGGCCGGGCGACGTGATCGCGGTGAAGATCACCGCTTCGTCGGAATATGATTTGTCGGGAGTGGCGATCCATGAATAA
- a CDS encoding RodZ domain-containing protein, protein MKDANTPTSERRKDEPRSLQELGAELQRLRESKNLTLDDISAATCIRKNFLEDIEAGNFARFKALVYARGFVRTCTTLLGAPELWNEYRQQLTIDTFGPAQGASESADRSESAGRRHSMMPPSSVRAGAANMGLPARGFRHSSTRRNGVILLVLLIVGALGGLWFNWDRLRGEVSKLQREQAYDEMKSREAEQARHDEMRKAEEAAVQREMQARRQAENAGAEPDAEPPLVPAEKPAVMPEKTGEAAAKAALTIRASGDCWLRVREGDKDLLVTTVREGFEQTFPLDRTLSVRFGAGQNVQVSTNGTDFSSPGGGVQRLEYRPDGSSLKVRR, encoded by the coding sequence ATGAAAGACGCGAACACCCCTACGAGCGAGCGCAGGAAGGATGAACCCCGTTCGCTTCAGGAACTGGGAGCCGAGCTGCAGCGCCTGCGCGAAAGCAAAAATCTGACGCTCGACGACATCTCGGCGGCGACCTGCATCCGGAAGAACTTTCTCGAGGACATCGAGGCGGGGAATTTCGCCCGCTTCAAAGCGCTGGTGTACGCCCGCGGTTTCGTGCGCACCTGCACGACGCTGCTCGGCGCTCCCGAGCTGTGGAACGAATACCGCCAGCAGTTGACGATCGACACTTTCGGGCCGGCCCAGGGCGCGTCGGAATCCGCCGACCGGTCAGAAAGCGCGGGGAGACGGCATTCCATGATGCCGCCTTCCTCGGTGCGGGCCGGCGCCGCGAACATGGGGCTGCCGGCCCGCGGCTTCCGGCACAGCTCGACGCGCCGCAACGGCGTGATTCTGTTGGTTCTGCTCATCGTAGGAGCGCTTGGCGGACTGTGGTTCAACTGGGACCGCCTCCGCGGCGAAGTTTCCAAGCTGCAGCGGGAACAGGCCTATGACGAGATGAAGAGCCGCGAAGCGGAACAGGCGCGCCACGACGAAATGCGGAAAGCCGAAGAAGCGGCGGTGCAACGCGAAATGCAGGCTCGCCGACAGGCAGAAAACGCCGGCGCGGAGCCGGACGCCGAGCCTCCCCTCGTCCCTGCGGAGAAACCGGCCGTCATGCCGGAGAAAACGGGCGAAGCCGCCGCCAAGGCCGCGCTGACGATCCGCGCCAGCGGCGACTGCTGGCTGCGCGTCAGAGAGGGAGACAAAGACCTGCTTGTGACCACGGTGCGCGAAGGTTTTGAACAGACCTTCCCGCTGGACAGGACGCTGTCCGTCCGTTTCGGCGCCGGACAGAACGTGCAGGTCTCCACGAACGGGACGGATTTCAGTTCTCCCGGCGGCGGCGTGCAGCGCCTCGAATACCGTCCCGACGGCTCGAGCCTGAAAGTGAGAAGATAA
- the rpe gene encoding ribulose-phosphate 3-epimerase produces the protein MAGSLQLKPFLIAPSILSADPLAVGASVDALKGDFDWLHVDVMDGHFVPNLSYGPAIVKALRRRYPDAVIDVHLMVEPGEDFLDMFLESRPDYLVVHQEACRHLHRALSKIRAAGVRSGVALNPATPVELIKPVLNIADVVLLMSVDPGFGGQSFIPEVTEKAVTLCQLREARGLKFLIEMDGGVGAPNVAQVRRCGVDVAVMGSAVFGTPDPAATVAKMRALADGE, from the coding sequence ATGGCAGGATCGTTACAATTGAAACCGTTTCTGATCGCGCCCTCGATCCTTTCCGCCGATCCTCTGGCGGTCGGCGCCTCCGTCGACGCGTTGAAAGGCGATTTCGACTGGCTGCACGTGGACGTCATGGACGGTCATTTCGTCCCCAACCTCTCCTACGGTCCGGCGATCGTCAAGGCGCTGCGCCGCCGCTATCCCGACGCCGTCATCGACGTTCACCTGATGGTCGAGCCCGGCGAGGATTTTCTCGACATGTTCCTCGAATCCCGCCCCGATTACCTTGTCGTTCATCAGGAAGCGTGCCGCCACCTGCACCGAGCCCTTTCGAAGATCCGCGCCGCCGGCGTCCGTTCCGGCGTGGCGCTCAATCCCGCCACGCCCGTGGAACTGATCAAGCCCGTGCTGAACATCGCCGACGTGGTGCTGCTGATGTCGGTCGATCCCGGTTTCGGCGGCCAGTCCTTCATCCCCGAGGTGACGGAGAAGGCCGTGACGCTGTGTCAGCTGCGCGAAGCCCGCGGCCTGAAGTTCCTGATCGAGATGGACGGCGGCGTCGGCGCGCCCAACGTCGCGCAGGTGCGCCGCTGCGGCGTCGACGTGGCCGTGATGGGCAGCGCCGTTTTCGGCACGCCCGACCCGGCGGCGACCGTCGCGAAAATGCGTGCGTTGGCGGATGGAGAATAG
- a CDS encoding PASTA domain-containing protein — MGRTFRAALLVVLLCIIGSAAFISYKVFFSNPARSIPLLKGSSVIEAVQTLERMGIKARVEEEDSALPRGTVIGQWPEMGVKLRADKVAILKVSRGSEKLPLPDLRGLTEKQAVARLEEAGFVLGEVQKINHERPAGVVIAQNPAAPVSISQSREVGLLISLGPAAASGMVIVPDLVQRDEKTAEALARESSLRPRVEYVYSNSSPQGMVVSMNPAAGQRVARGADVHLRVASWDRKLAPQQDGGEKSGGGAKVIVVEPGIDPDTAAVQNRQGDGAAQTSPDDKKQPPAETKKKVASIRYQAPPVSNQTLVIELIDKEGEHTLVNRKAKAGEYIKINAPYVGEAVVTIYLGGNFVWQDRYN, encoded by the coding sequence ATGGGCAGAACCTTTCGAGCGGCATTGTTGGTGGTGCTGCTGTGCATCATCGGCAGCGCGGCCTTTATCAGTTATAAAGTCTTCTTCTCCAATCCCGCCCGTTCGATCCCGCTGCTGAAAGGCAGTTCGGTCATCGAGGCCGTACAGACGCTGGAGCGCATGGGCATCAAAGCCCGCGTCGAGGAAGAGGACTCGGCGCTTCCCCGCGGCACCGTCATCGGCCAGTGGCCGGAGATGGGCGTCAAGCTCCGCGCCGACAAAGTGGCGATCCTCAAAGTCAGCCGCGGTTCCGAAAAGCTCCCGCTGCCCGATCTGCGCGGTCTGACGGAGAAACAGGCCGTGGCGCGTCTCGAAGAGGCGGGTTTCGTCCTCGGCGAAGTGCAGAAGATCAATCACGAGCGTCCCGCCGGCGTCGTCATCGCCCAAAATCCCGCGGCGCCCGTCTCCATTTCCCAGAGCCGCGAAGTCGGCCTGCTGATCAGCCTCGGGCCGGCCGCCGCTTCCGGCATGGTGATCGTTCCCGATCTCGTCCAGCGCGACGAGAAGACGGCCGAGGCTCTGGCGCGCGAAAGCTCGCTGCGTCCCCGCGTGGAGTACGTTTACAGCAACAGCTCGCCGCAGGGCATGGTCGTCTCCATGAATCCCGCTGCCGGCCAGCGCGTGGCCCGCGGCGCCGACGTTCATCTGCGCGTCGCCAGCTGGGACCGCAAACTGGCGCCGCAGCAGGACGGCGGTGAAAAGAGCGGCGGCGGCGCGAAAGTGATCGTCGTAGAGCCCGGCATCGATCCAGACACGGCAGCCGTTCAGAACCGGCAGGGCGACGGCGCCGCGCAGACGTCGCCGGACGACAAGAAGCAGCCGCCTGCCGAAACGAAGAAAAAAGTCGCTTCGATCCGTTATCAGGCGCCGCCCGTGAGCAATCAGACGCTGGTCATCGAGCTGATCGACAAAGAAGGCGAGCACACGCTCGTGAACCGCAAGGCCAAGGCCGGCGAGTACATCAAGATCAACGCCCCCTACGTGGGCGAAGCCGTCGTCACCATCTATCTGGGAGGCAATTTCGTATGGCAGGATCGTTACAATTGA
- a CDS encoding RsmB/NOP family class I SAM-dependent RNA methyltransferase — MRGVEAAMYLWRQVSKGGIVSESLRALGDRVSPPDRTLAASLAYALVRRLSLWEHLRERFLLPRPEKFSKPVRAAVLTGAAGLTELEKFAPAVLISSLIEWTKARDPRGARVVNAVLRRVLEEGPAELARLRNDGRLDSLCLLSGVPLWVGERWRRDYGADEGRRLVEQNAGGSSLSLRLSPGAPRDLPQRLEEAGQIVAESPLPEGLRLADTALPSALPGYGEGWFTPQSESSILVGTEAADFEGTRLLDMCAGRGVKTGQIAQLRPDIAVEGWDLSKGRVAAGVREMERLKLSGRVVMRTGSALELEPLAAPDAILVDAPCSGSGTWRRHPEGKWRLSPESLTELAELQYRLLCRAFSLVKKGGKVVYSTCSLLAAENEEVVEKALRAFPEISERPLSADFGGIDRGRGRVLTPENPWTDGFYLAAFSK, encoded by the coding sequence ATGCGCGGAGTGGAAGCGGCCATGTACCTTTGGCGCCAAGTGAGCAAAGGCGGCATCGTCAGCGAGTCGCTGCGGGCGCTGGGCGACCGCGTTTCGCCGCCGGACCGCACGTTGGCGGCGTCGCTGGCGTATGCGCTCGTGCGACGGCTTTCGCTGTGGGAACATCTGCGCGAAAGATTCCTGCTGCCGCGTCCGGAAAAGTTTTCCAAGCCGGTGCGGGCGGCGGTCTTGACGGGCGCGGCCGGGCTGACGGAGCTGGAAAAGTTCGCGCCCGCCGTGCTGATCTCGTCGCTGATCGAGTGGACGAAGGCGCGCGATCCGCGCGGCGCCCGCGTGGTGAACGCCGTGCTGCGCCGCGTGCTGGAGGAAGGCCCGGCGGAGCTGGCGCGCCTGCGGAACGACGGCCGTCTGGATTCGCTGTGCCTGCTCAGCGGCGTGCCGCTCTGGGTGGGCGAACGCTGGCGCCGCGACTACGGCGCGGACGAAGGGCGCCGGCTCGTCGAACAGAACGCCGGCGGCAGCTCGCTGTCGCTGCGTCTGTCGCCGGGTGCGCCGCGGGATCTGCCCCAACGGCTTGAAGAAGCGGGACAGATCGTGGCGGAATCGCCGCTGCCCGAGGGGCTGCGTCTGGCGGACACCGCGCTGCCCAGCGCGCTGCCGGGGTACGGAGAAGGCTGGTTCACCCCTCAAAGCGAGTCCTCGATCCTCGTCGGCACGGAAGCCGCCGATTTCGAGGGAACGCGCCTGCTCGACATGTGCGCCGGCCGCGGCGTCAAGACCGGCCAGATCGCCCAGCTCCGCCCCGACATCGCCGTCGAAGGCTGGGATCTCTCCAAAGGCCGCGTCGCCGCCGGCGTCCGCGAGATGGAACGCCTGAAACTGAGCGGCCGCGTCGTCATGCGGACGGGAAGCGCCCTCGAGCTGGAGCCGCTGGCCGCCCCCGACGCGATCCTCGTCGACGCGCCCTGTTCCGGCAGCGGCACCTGGCGCCGCCACCCCGAAGGCAAATGGCGGCTCTCGCCGGAAAGTCTGACGGAACTGGCGGAGCTCCAATATCGGTTGCTGTGCCGCGCTTTTTCGCTGGTCAAAAAGGGCGGTAAAGTGGTATATTCCACGTGTAGCCTTCTCGCTGCGGAAAATGAAGAAGTGGTGGAGAAAGCGCTGCGCGCCTTCCCGGAAATCTCCGAACGCCCCCTTTCCGCGGATTTCGGGGGGATCGATCGCGGGAGAGGCCGCGTGCTGACGCCGGAAAATCCTTGGACCGACGGCTTTTATCTCGCCGCGTTCTCGAAATAA
- a CDS encoding DUF6391 domain-containing protein codes for MRFNPLWLMLLFLFLFSGGWILLMPLFLMMIVFCGGIFLAGASARGLTKAPRQIWDMLFDARVRANLTLCHAACNVLRRNGWPGLTGSASAAGFFIDGIDDENAVYEASVQALARLKNGEKSLRILPESPLFRVIAMGLSALSLVVLLAAAGSANAVSVVAAVVLSWFVAPYVAPFAQGIALSGSDVTGLQVQGAAFRVLTATALGGRFSSVERGVEVSTAAENVIEAEIVED; via the coding sequence ATGAGATTTAATCCCTTATGGCTGATGTTGTTGTTCCTGTTTCTGTTTTCCGGAGGCTGGATCCTGCTGATGCCGCTTTTTTTGATGATGATCGTGTTCTGCGGCGGGATCTTTCTTGCCGGCGCGTCGGCGCGCGGGCTGACGAAAGCGCCGCGGCAGATCTGGGACATGTTGTTCGACGCCCGCGTACGCGCCAATCTGACGCTCTGCCACGCAGCCTGTAACGTGCTCCGCCGGAACGGCTGGCCGGGACTGACCGGCAGCGCTTCGGCGGCGGGATTTTTCATCGACGGCATCGACGACGAAAACGCCGTCTACGAGGCTTCGGTACAGGCGCTGGCGCGTCTGAAAAACGGCGAGAAATCGCTGCGGATCCTTCCGGAAAGCCCGCTGTTCCGCGTCATCGCCATGGGGCTGTCGGCCCTGTCCCTGGTCGTTCTGCTGGCGGCCGCGGGGAGCGCGAACGCGGTCAGCGTGGTCGCGGCTGTCGTCCTGTCGTGGTTCGTCGCCCCTTACGTCGCTCCATTTGCGCAGGGGATCGCGCTGAGCGGCAGCGACGTGACGGGGCTGCAGGTGCAGGGCGCCGCGTTCCGCGTGCTCACGGCAACGGCGCTGGGCGGACGTTTCAGCAGCGTCGAACGCGGCGTGGAGGTGTCCACAGCGGCGGAAAATGTCATCGAGGCCGAAATTGTCGAAGATTAA
- a CDS encoding zinc metallopeptidase, with translation MMPMLGLDWTMIILFPAILLAMWAQARVKNAFATYSRVHSRSGLTAREAARQILDSYGLSGVPIRQVGGQLTDHYDPRDRSLSLSEPVYDSTSIAAIGVAAHEVGHAVQHATGYAPLQIRNAVVPLLSLSSSAAMPLFFIGLLSASNMLMNIGILLFVGVLAFHLITLPVEFDASNRALKVLSTNGMMTRDEVGGARKVLNAAAMTYVSATLMAALQLVRLLALRNSRSRD, from the coding sequence ATGATGCCTATGCTGGGTCTTGACTGGACCATGATCATTCTGTTTCCCGCGATCCTGTTGGCGATGTGGGCGCAGGCGCGCGTGAAAAACGCCTTCGCCACTTACTCGCGGGTCCATTCGCGCAGCGGCCTGACGGCCCGCGAAGCGGCGCGGCAGATTCTCGACAGCTACGGTCTGTCGGGCGTGCCCATCCGGCAGGTGGGCGGACAGCTGACCGACCACTACGATCCGCGCGACCGCAGCCTGTCCCTTTCGGAGCCCGTTTACGACAGCACGTCCATCGCCGCGATCGGCGTCGCCGCTCACGAAGTGGGGCACGCCGTGCAGCACGCCACGGGCTACGCGCCGCTGCAGATCCGCAACGCCGTGGTGCCGCTGCTGTCGCTGTCGTCGAGCGCGGCCATGCCGTTGTTCTTCATCGGTCTGCTGAGCGCTTCGAACATGCTGATGAACATCGGCATCCTGCTGTTCGTCGGCGTGCTGGCGTTTCATCTGATCACGCTGCCCGTGGAATTCGACGCCTCCAACCGGGCGCTCAAGGTGCTTTCCACGAACGGCATGATGACTCGGGACGAAGTCGGCGGCGCGCGCAAAGTCCTCAACGCCGCGGCCATGACGTATGTGTCGGCCACACTGATGGCAGCGCTCCAGCTCGTGCGTCTCCTGGCGCTTCGCAACTCGCGCAGCCGCGACTGA
- a CDS encoding class II SORL domain-containing protein yields MKIGELIQSGDWKGEKHVPVIEAPASVKAGETAHVMLSVGKEIAHPNTMEHYIAWIKLYFKGASSKFAVELGELTFDVHGDNATAPQGCLHVKLKESGTLIAVSYCNIHGLWESSAEIAVE; encoded by the coding sequence ATGAAAATTGGTGAATTGATTCAAAGCGGCGACTGGAAAGGCGAAAAGCACGTTCCCGTGATCGAAGCGCCGGCGTCCGTCAAGGCGGGGGAGACGGCCCACGTGATGCTTTCGGTGGGCAAGGAGATCGCCCATCCCAACACGATGGAGCATTACATCGCCTGGATCAAGCTCTACTTCAAGGGCGCGTCCAGCAAGTTCGCGGTCGAACTCGGCGAGCTGACCTTCGACGTCCACGGCGACAACGCCACGGCGCCTCAGGGATGCCTGCACGTCAAACTCAAGGAGAGCGGCACGCTCATCGCCGTTTCCTACTGCAACATCCACGGCCTCTGGGAATCCAGCGCCGAGATCGCGGTGGAGTAA
- a CDS encoding DnaJ C-terminal domain-containing protein produces MSVAYKDYYEILGVSKTATEQEIKSAYRKLAKKYHPDVNKTPGAERKYKDVNEAYEVLHDPEKRQKYDALGPNWEAAQQFGGQGGGFQGFGGFPGGGVHMEFGDGGGFSEFFQTIFGNMGGPARGFSASDLFGGRGRAARGEDSEVRITLSLADVMAAPLKRNMTLSGAAGPRTIEVNLPRGIREGSRLKLRGQGAPGRGGGENGDLYVVVHIETDSRFEISGYDLVTAVTVAPWDAVLGGTVSVPSPEGALKVKVPAGSQSGTRLRLHGKGLPMRGGSLRGDLYAVIGISVPQNVSSRERELWEQIRALHA; encoded by the coding sequence ATGAGCGTAGCCTACAAAGACTATTACGAAATTCTCGGCGTGTCCAAGACCGCCACGGAACAGGAAATAAAGAGCGCGTACCGCAAGCTGGCGAAGAAGTACCATCCCGACGTGAACAAGACCCCCGGCGCGGAGCGGAAGTACAAGGACGTGAACGAAGCGTACGAAGTGCTGCACGATCCGGAAAAGCGCCAGAAGTACGACGCCCTCGGCCCCAACTGGGAAGCCGCGCAGCAGTTCGGCGGACAGGGCGGCGGTTTCCAGGGCTTCGGCGGATTCCCCGGCGGCGGCGTGCACATGGAGTTCGGCGACGGCGGCGGCTTCAGCGAGTTCTTCCAGACCATCTTCGGCAACATGGGTGGCCCCGCGCGGGGCTTCAGCGCCAGCGACCTCTTCGGCGGCCGCGGCCGCGCGGCCCGCGGCGAAGACAGCGAAGTGCGGATCACGCTTTCGCTGGCCGACGTGATGGCCGCGCCGCTGAAACGGAACATGACCCTCAGCGGCGCAGCGGGGCCCCGTACCATCGAGGTGAACCTGCCCCGCGGCATCCGCGAAGGCTCGCGCCTGAAACTGCGCGGCCAGGGCGCGCCCGGCCGGGGCGGAGGCGAGAACGGCGATCTCTACGTCGTCGTTCACATCGAGACGGACAGCCGCTTCGAGATCAGCGGCTACGACCTCGTCACCGCCGTGACCGTGGCGCCGTGGGACGCCGTGCTCGGCGGGACCGTAAGCGTGCCGTCTCCCGAAGGCGCGCTGAAAGTGAAAGTTCCCGCCGGCTCCCAGTCGGGAACCCGCCTGCGGCTGCACGGCAAGGGACTGCCCATGCGCGGCGGCAGCCTGCGCGGCGACCTTTACGCCGTGATCGGGATCAGCGTGCCGCAGAACGTCTCTTCCCGCGAACGGGAACTGTGGGAACAGATCAGGGCGCTGCACGCCTGA